From the genome of Amycolatopsis sp. NBC_01488, one region includes:
- a CDS encoding cyclase has protein sequence MKALHLSQLGVLVAVAALPLALAAPASAATTVTFDCRADAPIVGPQQVSLNQDTDVTAPATVAPGGAFDVVIDPAPNTVPSDVSGNKVKNINTFALKFPIPANSTYVGADLTGGSGLGDTAPTIAVADGVATLSFPGPIAGGATFELPTVTAHLTAGQSGTIETKLSGTSYSDPGLTFKAVASTIIGDITAPTACFPNPSPVFTTTTIG, from the coding sequence GTGAAAGCACTTCACCTTTCCCAGCTCGGCGTCCTGGTCGCGGTCGCGGCCCTGCCCCTCGCTCTCGCCGCCCCGGCCTCGGCGGCCACCACGGTCACCTTCGACTGCCGGGCCGACGCCCCGATCGTCGGGCCGCAGCAGGTGTCGCTGAACCAGGACACCGACGTCACGGCGCCCGCCACGGTCGCGCCCGGCGGCGCGTTCGACGTCGTCATCGACCCGGCGCCGAACACCGTCCCGAGTGACGTGAGCGGCAACAAGGTCAAGAACATCAACACGTTCGCGCTGAAGTTCCCGATCCCGGCGAACTCCACCTACGTCGGCGCCGACCTCACCGGCGGCTCCGGCCTCGGCGACACGGCACCGACCATCGCCGTGGCGGACGGCGTCGCGACCCTGAGCTTCCCCGGCCCGATCGCCGGCGGCGCCACCTTCGAGCTGCCCACCGTCACGGCGCACCTGACCGCCGGCCAGTCGGGCACGATCGAGACGAAGCTGTCCGGCACCAGCTACAGCGACCCCGGCCTGACGTTCAAGGCGGTGGCGAGCACGATCATCGGCGACATCACCGCGCCGACGGCCTGCTTCCCCAACCCCAGCCCGGTCTTCACCACGACGACCATCGGCTGA
- a CDS encoding sirohydrochlorin chelatase — protein MTPPLVAVAHGSRDPRSAETVRALVDVVRAQAPGLSVHESFLDLSEPRITDVLRELYADGHRTAVVVPLLLGSAFHARVDLPALIDQVVSSCPGFTVTVSDVLGADPALEAVALDRLASAPRRRGTGVLLSAVGSSNASANAVVASLAARWEERLGVPVSEAFASAAQPDIPAAAARLRARGVRHLVVASWFLAPGLLPDRIGRLAREADPRAFLAAPLADDPRVADVVISRYATAMSGLLRQYA, from the coding sequence GTGACGCCGCCCCTGGTCGCCGTCGCGCACGGCAGTCGTGACCCCCGCTCGGCCGAGACCGTGCGGGCACTCGTCGACGTCGTGCGCGCCCAGGCGCCGGGTCTTTCGGTGCACGAGTCCTTTTTGGACCTCTCGGAGCCGCGGATCACCGACGTGCTGCGGGAGCTGTACGCGGACGGCCACCGGACGGCGGTCGTGGTGCCGCTGCTGCTGGGCAGCGCGTTCCACGCCCGGGTCGACCTGCCGGCGCTGATCGACCAGGTCGTGTCGTCGTGCCCGGGCTTCACGGTGACGGTGTCGGACGTGCTGGGCGCCGACCCGGCGCTGGAGGCGGTGGCCTTGGACCGGCTGGCGTCCGCACCGCGCCGGCGTGGGACGGGCGTGCTGCTCAGCGCGGTCGGGTCGTCCAACGCTTCGGCGAACGCGGTCGTCGCCTCTCTGGCCGCGCGGTGGGAAGAGCGGCTGGGTGTTCCGGTGAGCGAGGCATTTGCGTCCGCCGCCCAGCCGGACATCCCGGCGGCGGCCGCCCGGTTGCGCGCCCGCGGCGTGCGGCACCTGGTCGTGGCGTCGTGGTTCCTCGCGCCGGGTCTGCTGCCGGACCGCATCGGGCGGCTGGCCCGCGAGGCCGATCCCCGCGCGTTCCTCGCGGCGCCGCTCGCCGACGATCCCCGCGTCGCCGACGTCGTCATCAGCCGCTACGCCACCGCGATGAGCGGATTGCTCCGCCAGTACGCGTAG
- a CDS encoding sulfate adenylyltransferase subunit 1, whose amino-acid sequence MSSLLRLATAGSVDDGKSTLVGRLLYDTKSVLADQLDAVTRASVDKGLSTPDLSLLVDGLRSEREQGITIDVAYRYFATPKRSFVLADTPGHVQYTRNTVTGASTAQLAVLLVDARKGVIEQTRRHAAVLALLGVPQLVLAVNKIDLVDYDEATFTVIAKEFASHAETLGYPQGSVLAIPVSALEGDNVATRSERTPWYSGPSLLEHLEDVPVAPDPHDSALRFPVQYVIRPRTPEYPDYRGYAGQIAAGTVRPGDEIVVLPQGIRSRIERIDTADGPLDEAGAGTSVTLLLTDDIDISRGDLIAAADAPPRVTDEITGTLCWLSSKPLKTGARVLVKHGARTVQALVGELHARFDEQQLSSVDSPASLELNDIGLVTLRLAEELGVDDYGVSPRTGAFLVIEPKDGDTLAAGLVGERFS is encoded by the coding sequence ATGAGTTCGCTGCTTCGCCTGGCCACGGCCGGGAGCGTGGACGACGGAAAGTCCACGTTGGTCGGCCGGCTGCTCTACGACACGAAATCGGTGCTCGCCGACCAGCTCGACGCCGTCACGCGCGCGTCCGTCGACAAGGGACTGTCCACACCGGACCTGTCGCTGCTCGTCGACGGCCTGCGCTCGGAGCGTGAGCAGGGCATCACGATCGACGTCGCCTACCGGTACTTCGCGACGCCTAAGCGGTCGTTCGTGCTGGCCGACACACCCGGGCACGTGCAGTACACGCGCAACACGGTGACCGGCGCGTCGACCGCGCAACTGGCCGTGCTGCTGGTCGACGCGCGCAAGGGCGTCATCGAGCAGACCCGGCGGCACGCGGCCGTGCTGGCCCTGCTGGGTGTGCCGCAGCTGGTGCTGGCGGTGAACAAGATCGACCTGGTCGACTACGACGAGGCGACGTTCACGGTGATCGCGAAGGAGTTCGCTTCGCACGCCGAAACGCTGGGCTACCCGCAAGGCTCGGTGCTCGCGATCCCGGTCTCGGCGCTGGAAGGCGACAACGTCGCGACGCGCTCCGAGCGGACGCCGTGGTACTCCGGCCCCAGCCTGCTGGAGCACCTGGAGGACGTGCCGGTCGCGCCCGACCCGCACGACTCGGCACTGCGGTTCCCGGTGCAGTACGTGATCCGCCCCCGTACGCCGGAGTACCCCGACTACCGCGGCTACGCGGGCCAGATCGCCGCGGGCACGGTCCGCCCGGGCGACGAGATCGTCGTGCTGCCGCAGGGCATCCGCAGCCGGATCGAGCGCATCGACACCGCCGACGGCCCCCTCGACGAGGCCGGCGCCGGGACGTCGGTGACGCTGCTGCTCACCGACGACATCGACATCTCCCGCGGCGACCTGATCGCCGCCGCGGACGCACCGCCGCGGGTCACCGACGAGATCACCGGCACGCTGTGCTGGCTGTCGTCGAAGCCGCTGAAAACCGGGGCGCGGGTCCTGGTCAAGCACGGCGCGCGCACGGTGCAGGCGCTGGTCGGCGAGCTGCACGCGCGGTTCGACGAGCAGCAGCTGTCCAGTGTGGACTCGCCGGCTTCCCTGGAGCTGAACGACATCGGGCTGGTCACGTTGCGGCTGGCCGAGGAGCTGGGTGTCGACGACTACGGCGTCAGCCCGCGCACCGGTGCGTTCCTGGTGATCGAGCCGAAGGACGGCGACACCCTCGCCGCGGGCCTGGTGGGTGAGCGCTTCTCGTGA
- the cysD gene encoding sulfate adenylyltransferase subunit CysD, whose translation MTTLEPATDAAQDNLAALESEAIHIFREVAGEFDRPVILFSGGKDSTLLLHLAIKAFWPAPVPFPLLHVDTGHNFDEVIEFRDRVVERHGLRLVVAKVQDWIDDGRLEERADGMRNPLQTTPLLDTIAENKFDAVFGGGRRDEERARAKERIFSLRNAFGQWEPRRQRPELWNLYNGRHRPGEQVRVFPLSNWTEADVWNYIAREKVELPSIYYAHQREVYLRDGMLLTEGPWGGPRPGEEVRELTVRYRTVGDGSCTGAIESTATTVEDVIAEVSASRLTERGATRADDRMSEAAMEDRKREGYF comes from the coding sequence ATGACGACCTTGGAGCCCGCTACCGACGCGGCACAGGACAACCTGGCTGCCCTCGAATCCGAGGCCATCCACATCTTCCGCGAGGTGGCGGGCGAGTTCGACCGGCCGGTGATCCTCTTCTCCGGCGGCAAGGACTCGACGCTGCTGCTGCACCTGGCGATCAAGGCCTTCTGGCCGGCGCCGGTGCCGTTCCCGCTGCTGCACGTGGACACCGGCCACAACTTCGACGAGGTCATCGAGTTCCGCGACCGCGTCGTCGAACGGCACGGCCTGCGCCTGGTCGTCGCGAAGGTCCAGGACTGGATCGACGACGGCCGCCTGGAAGAGCGTGCGGACGGGATGCGCAACCCGCTGCAGACCACGCCGCTCTTGGACACCATCGCGGAGAACAAGTTCGACGCGGTGTTCGGCGGCGGCCGCCGCGACGAGGAGCGGGCCCGCGCGAAGGAGCGGATCTTCAGCCTCCGCAACGCCTTCGGCCAGTGGGAACCGCGCCGGCAGCGGCCCGAGCTGTGGAACCTCTACAACGGCCGGCACCGCCCGGGCGAGCAGGTCCGCGTCTTCCCGCTGTCCAACTGGACCGAGGCCGACGTCTGGAACTACATCGCCCGCGAGAAGGTCGAGCTGCCGTCGATCTACTACGCGCACCAGCGCGAGGTGTACCTGCGCGACGGGATGCTGCTGACCGAGGGCCCGTGGGGCGGCCCGCGGCCCGGCGAAGAGGTCCGTGAGCTGACGGTCCGCTACCGGACCGTCGGCGACGGCTCGTGCACCGGCGCGATCGAGTCCACCGCGACCACCGTCGAAGACGTCATCGCCGAGGTGTCGGCGTCGCGGCTCACCGAACGCGGCGCCACCCGCGCCGACGACCGGATGTCCGAGGCGGCCATGGAAGACCGCAAGCGTGAGGGGTACTTCTGA
- a CDS encoding phosphoadenylyl-sulfate reductase, producing MTATADYKTLAERASKELADATADEAIRWTVDTFGDDFIVASNMQDAVLIDLATKVKSDVDVLFLETGYHFPETIGTRDAVQTVYPDVKIVNAQAEQSVAEQDAEYGAKLHDRDPTLCCNLRKVVPLRKTLANYSAWVTGVRRVDAPTRANTPIVTWDDRNGLVKVNPIAAWTDDEFKAYIAEHGILENPLVSIGYLSIGCAPCTARVEPGQDPRSGRWAGQSKTECGLHG from the coding sequence ATGACCGCCACCGCCGACTACAAGACCCTCGCCGAGCGCGCGTCGAAAGAACTCGCCGACGCCACCGCCGACGAGGCGATCCGCTGGACCGTCGACACGTTCGGCGACGACTTCATCGTCGCGTCCAACATGCAGGACGCCGTCCTCATCGACCTCGCCACCAAGGTGAAGTCCGATGTGGACGTCCTCTTCCTGGAGACCGGCTACCACTTCCCGGAGACGATCGGCACGCGCGACGCCGTCCAGACCGTCTACCCGGACGTCAAGATCGTCAACGCGCAGGCCGAGCAGAGCGTCGCCGAGCAGGACGCCGAATACGGCGCGAAGCTGCACGACCGCGACCCGACGCTGTGCTGCAACCTGCGCAAGGTCGTGCCGCTGCGCAAGACCCTGGCGAACTACTCGGCGTGGGTCACCGGCGTGCGCCGGGTCGACGCGCCGACGCGGGCGAACACCCCGATCGTCACCTGGGACGACCGCAACGGCCTGGTGAAGGTCAACCCGATCGCGGCGTGGACCGACGACGAGTTCAAGGCCTACATCGCCGAGCACGGGATCCTGGAGAACCCGCTGGTCTCGATCGGCTACCTCTCGATCGGCTGCGCGCCCTGCACTGCTCGCGTGGAACCGGGTCAGGACCCGCGCAGCGGCCGGTGGGCGGGTCAGTCGAAGACCGAGTGCGGACTGCACGGCTGA
- a CDS encoding Insertion element protein, with product MTSTERAVPYYCPYCGDEDLRPEQNGGWLCSACRRVFSVKFLGLSLPEVSR from the coding sequence GTGACCTCCACCGAACGAGCGGTTCCCTACTACTGCCCCTATTGCGGGGACGAGGACCTGCGGCCGGAACAGAACGGCGGCTGGCTGTGTTCCGCCTGTCGCCGGGTTTTCTCGGTCAAATTCCTCGGACTGTCCCTCCCGGAGGTTTCCCGATGA
- a CDS encoding nitrite/sulfite reductase, translating into MATPQTPARPARVKQKRGEGQWALGYREPLNPNERSKKDDHPLNVRARIENIYAHRGFDSIDPGDLRGRFRWFGLYTQRKPGIDGGRTATLEPEELDDRYFMLRVRIDGGALTTGQLTVLGEISQAYARDTADITDRQNIQYHWIQVEDVPTIWAKLEDAGMTTMEACGDSPRVILGSPVAGIAADEVIDGTPAIDEIKRRYIGKPEFANLPRKFKTAVSGQPDVAHEIHDVAFVGVNHPEHGPGFDVWVGGGLSTNPMLGQRLGAWVPRDEVPDVWEGVISIFRDYGYRRLRSRARIKFLVKDWGAAKFRQVLQDEYLKRELIDGPPPVDPAVPIDHVGVHPQVDGKFYLGAAPIAGRVSGGTLVAVAKAAERAGSGRVRLTPQQKLVVLDVPEDQVPTLLAELAELGLETKPSPWRRSVMACTGLEFCKLAIVETKARAQQLVADLEKSLADIQGGLDTPVTVHLNGCPNSCARIQTADIGLKGQIVTDADGNQVEGFQVHLGGGLGLDAGFGRKLRGHKVTSSELTGYVERVVRNYVTGREPGERFPQWAARAEESALQ; encoded by the coding sequence ATGGCCACGCCCCAGACCCCCGCCCGCCCCGCGCGCGTCAAGCAGAAGCGCGGTGAAGGGCAGTGGGCGCTCGGTTACCGGGAGCCGCTGAACCCGAACGAGCGGTCGAAGAAGGACGACCACCCGCTCAACGTGCGGGCGCGGATCGAGAACATCTACGCCCACCGCGGGTTCGACTCGATCGACCCGGGCGACCTGCGCGGCCGGTTCCGCTGGTTCGGCCTCTACACCCAGCGCAAGCCGGGGATCGACGGCGGCCGCACCGCGACGCTGGAGCCCGAAGAGCTGGACGACCGCTACTTCATGCTGCGGGTCCGGATCGACGGCGGCGCCCTGACCACCGGGCAGCTCACCGTGCTCGGCGAGATCTCGCAGGCGTACGCGCGCGACACCGCCGACATCACCGACCGGCAGAACATCCAGTACCACTGGATCCAAGTCGAGGACGTCCCGACGATCTGGGCGAAGCTCGAAGACGCCGGCATGACGACGATGGAAGCGTGCGGCGACAGCCCGCGCGTCATCCTCGGCTCGCCGGTCGCGGGCATCGCGGCGGACGAAGTCATCGACGGCACGCCGGCGATCGACGAGATCAAGCGCCGCTACATCGGCAAGCCCGAGTTCGCCAACCTGCCGCGCAAGTTCAAGACCGCCGTCTCCGGCCAGCCCGACGTCGCGCACGAGATCCACGACGTTGCCTTCGTCGGCGTGAACCACCCCGAGCACGGCCCCGGCTTCGACGTCTGGGTCGGTGGCGGTCTGTCGACCAACCCGATGCTGGGCCAGCGCCTCGGTGCCTGGGTGCCGCGGGACGAGGTCCCGGACGTCTGGGAAGGCGTCATCTCGATCTTCCGCGACTACGGCTACCGCCGGCTGCGTTCGCGGGCCCGGATCAAGTTCCTGGTCAAGGACTGGGGCGCGGCGAAGTTCCGCCAGGTCCTGCAGGACGAGTACCTCAAGCGGGAGCTGATCGACGGCCCGCCGCCGGTCGACCCGGCCGTGCCGATCGACCACGTCGGCGTGCACCCGCAGGTCGACGGCAAGTTCTACCTCGGTGCGGCGCCGATCGCGGGCCGCGTCTCGGGCGGGACGCTGGTCGCCGTGGCCAAGGCCGCCGAACGGGCCGGGTCGGGCCGGGTCCGGCTCACCCCCCAGCAGAAGCTCGTCGTGCTCGACGTCCCCGAAGACCAGGTCCCGACGCTGCTGGCGGAGCTGGCCGAGCTGGGGCTGGAGACCAAGCCGTCGCCGTGGCGGCGCAGCGTGATGGCCTGCACCGGGCTGGAGTTCTGCAAGCTCGCCATCGTCGAGACGAAGGCCCGCGCGCAGCAGCTCGTCGCGGACCTGGAGAAGTCCCTCGCCGACATCCAGGGCGGCCTCGACACGCCGGTCACCGTGCACCTCAACGGCTGCCCCAACTCCTGCGCGCGGATCCAGACCGCCGACATCGGCCTCAAGGGCCAGATCGTCACCGACGCCGACGGCAACCAGGTCGAAGGCTTCCAGGTGCACCTCGGCGGCGGGCTCGGCCTCGACGCCGGGTTCGGCCGGAAGCTGCGCGGGCACAAGGTGACCTCGAGCGAGCTGACCGGCTACGTCGAGCGGGTCGTGCGGAACTACGTCACCGGACGCGAGCCCGGTGAGCGGTTCCCGCAGTGGGCGGCGCGCGCCGAGGAAAGCGCGCTGCAGTGA
- a CDS encoding putative leader peptide: MDAWHADAVTHAGVLLVARRHVDLLRVASALCVPVR; encoded by the coding sequence GTGGACGCGTGGCACGCTGACGCCGTGACTCATGCCGGTGTTCTCCTCGTGGCCCGCCGCCACGTCGACCTGCTGCGGGTCGCCAGCGCCCTCTGCGTACCCGTTCGCTGA
- a CDS encoding TetR/AcrR family transcriptional regulator: protein MTSRRGTAPGLTYRAVDPEAGVPPGTTSNYFRDRDQLLAEAGARVHVRLSAPEEVMADPRAEEPSAGRVAALLGDVMKRLTTRRSSYLALLELRLEANRRPGLAAALTATVRDSFDLSVGFHEAAGLPGGRDEVLLLYLALTGLTVERLTLPEAFAGYSDAQVVGLLVDRILAGE, encoded by the coding sequence GTGACCAGCAGGCGCGGGACGGCGCCCGGGCTGACGTACCGGGCGGTGGACCCGGAGGCCGGTGTTCCGCCGGGGACGACGTCGAACTACTTTCGCGACCGCGACCAGCTGCTGGCCGAAGCGGGTGCACGCGTGCACGTCCGGTTGTCCGCGCCGGAGGAGGTCATGGCCGACCCGCGGGCGGAAGAGCCGTCGGCCGGCCGGGTCGCCGCGCTGCTCGGCGACGTGATGAAGCGGCTGACGACCCGCCGCAGCTCCTACCTCGCGCTGCTCGAACTGCGGCTCGAGGCGAACCGACGGCCCGGGCTGGCGGCGGCGCTGACCGCGACCGTGCGGGACAGCTTCGACCTCAGCGTCGGGTTCCACGAAGCCGCCGGGCTGCCCGGCGGCCGGGACGAGGTCCTGCTGCTCTATCTGGCCCTGACCGGTCTGACCGTCGAGCGGTTGACATTGCCCGAAGCCTTCGCCGGGTACTCGGACGCGCAGGTCGTGGGCCTGCTGGTCGATCGCATTCTCGCAGGCGAGTGA
- a CDS encoding VOC family protein, translating to MPDGYRTQPTSGLSFGLVVEDAAAEAKRLTEAGVDLVTPVVDEVYGQRHFSVADPNGVLLDVIEMIAPDPDWAAANLPAS from the coding sequence GTGCCGGACGGTTACCGGACGCAGCCGACGTCGGGACTCTCCTTCGGGCTCGTCGTCGAGGACGCCGCCGCGGAGGCGAAGCGGCTCACGGAGGCGGGTGTGGACCTGGTCACGCCCGTCGTCGACGAGGTCTACGGGCAGCGGCACTTCTCCGTCGCCGATCCGAACGGCGTGCTGCTCGACGTCATCGAGATGATCGCGCCCGACCCGGACTGGGCGGCGGCGAACCTCCCGGCGTCGTAG
- the hemW gene encoding radical SAM family heme chaperone HemW: MPVLRSDPATPLDPALPDSALKGLGSRAFGVYVHVPFCATRCGYCDFNTYTAGELDSGSSPQSWLEGLRRELELAAKVLVVPPAADTVFVGGGTPSLLGADGLASVLDAVRDVFGLAPDAEVTTESNPESTSPEFFAGIREAGYTRVSLGMQSAASHVLKILDRVHTPGRPGQAAAEARAAGFEHVNLDVIYGTPGERPDDLLATLDAVLAAGVDHVSAYALIVEEGTALARRVRRGELPAPDDDVLAADYEMIDAALSAAGLRWYEVSNWAASDAARCRHNLGYWRGDDWWGAGPGAHSHVGGVRWWNVKHPARYTALLAAGDSPAGGREVLTDDDQHLERIMLELRVADGLPLDVLDEPGLAEARAAAAEGLLDPSALDTRGRAVLTDRGRLLADGVVRRLAG, translated from the coding sequence GTGCCCGTACTGCGCTCCGACCCCGCCACCCCGCTCGATCCGGCGTTGCCCGACAGCGCGCTGAAGGGGCTCGGCAGCAGAGCGTTCGGGGTCTACGTGCACGTCCCGTTCTGCGCGACGCGCTGCGGCTACTGCGACTTCAACACCTACACCGCGGGCGAGCTCGACTCCGGCTCGTCGCCGCAGTCCTGGCTCGAGGGGCTGCGGCGCGAGCTGGAGCTGGCCGCGAAGGTCCTGGTCGTGCCGCCCGCCGCCGACACCGTGTTCGTCGGCGGCGGCACGCCGTCGCTGCTCGGCGCCGACGGCCTCGCCTCGGTGCTCGACGCCGTCCGCGACGTCTTCGGGCTCGCCCCGGACGCCGAGGTGACGACGGAGTCGAACCCGGAGTCGACGTCGCCGGAGTTCTTCGCCGGCATCCGCGAAGCCGGCTACACACGCGTCTCGCTCGGCATGCAGTCGGCCGCGTCGCACGTGCTGAAGATCCTCGACCGCGTGCACACGCCGGGCCGGCCGGGCCAGGCCGCCGCCGAGGCGCGCGCGGCCGGGTTCGAGCACGTGAACCTGGATGTGATCTACGGCACGCCCGGTGAGCGTCCCGACGACCTGCTCGCCACGCTCGACGCCGTGCTCGCGGCGGGCGTCGACCACGTCTCGGCGTACGCGCTGATCGTCGAGGAGGGCACGGCGCTGGCCCGCCGGGTGCGCCGCGGCGAACTGCCCGCGCCGGACGACGACGTGCTGGCCGCGGACTACGAGATGATCGATGCGGCCCTGTCGGCGGCCGGGCTGCGCTGGTACGAGGTGTCGAACTGGGCGGCCTCCGACGCCGCCCGCTGCCGCCACAACCTCGGCTACTGGCGCGGCGACGACTGGTGGGGCGCCGGACCGGGCGCGCACAGCCACGTCGGCGGCGTGCGCTGGTGGAACGTCAAGCACCCCGCGCGCTACACCGCGCTGCTGGCGGCAGGCGACTCGCCCGCGGGCGGCCGCGAGGTGCTCACCGACGACGACCAGCACCTCGAGCGGATCATGCTCGAACTGCGCGTCGCGGACGGACTTCCGCTGGACGTCCTCGACGAACCCGGCCTCGCCGAAGCCCGGGCGGCCGCGGCCGAAGGCCTGCTCGATCCGTCCGCTTTGGACACCCGCGGCCGCGCGGTCCTGACCGACCGCGGGCGGCTGCTGGCCGACGGCGTCGTCCGGCGGCTCGCGGGCTGA
- a CDS encoding NADP-dependent oxidoreductase yields MARAIRFDEYGDVDVLRVEDVPRPAPGRGQVLVEVRAAGINPGEAAIRQGFLHDRWPATFPSGQGSDFAGVVAELGDGVEEIAVGDEVIGFVHTRSSHADYVVAEASDLTPRPDGVSWEAAGALFVAGTTAYAATAAVRPREGDTVVVSGAAGGVGSLAVQLALLAGATVIGLAGEANHAWLRELGVIPVAYGEGVLERIKEAAPDGVHAFVDTFGSGYVELALHLGIHPGRIDTIIDYEAAAKYNVKTEGNMAGASAEVLRELSLLVGKGLLDVPIARVYPLDEVREAYRELEQRHTRGKIVLRP; encoded by the coding sequence ATGGCGCGCGCGATCAGGTTCGACGAGTACGGCGACGTGGACGTCCTCCGGGTCGAGGACGTCCCGCGGCCGGCACCGGGACGGGGGCAGGTGCTCGTCGAGGTCCGCGCCGCCGGGATCAACCCGGGCGAAGCCGCCATCCGGCAAGGGTTCCTGCACGACCGCTGGCCGGCGACGTTCCCGTCCGGGCAGGGCAGCGACTTCGCCGGCGTCGTCGCGGAACTCGGCGACGGCGTCGAGGAGATCGCCGTCGGCGACGAGGTGATCGGCTTCGTGCACACGCGGTCGAGTCACGCGGACTACGTCGTGGCGGAGGCTTCGGACCTCACGCCGCGGCCCGACGGGGTGTCGTGGGAGGCCGCGGGCGCGCTGTTCGTCGCCGGCACCACCGCCTACGCGGCGACGGCCGCGGTGCGCCCGCGCGAGGGCGACACGGTCGTCGTCTCGGGTGCGGCGGGCGGCGTCGGGTCGCTGGCCGTCCAGCTGGCTCTGCTCGCTGGTGCCACGGTGATCGGCCTCGCCGGGGAAGCGAACCACGCTTGGCTGCGCGAGCTGGGCGTGATCCCGGTGGCCTACGGCGAAGGCGTTCTCGAGCGGATCAAGGAAGCGGCGCCGGACGGCGTGCACGCGTTCGTCGACACGTTCGGCTCCGGCTACGTGGAACTGGCGCTGCACCTGGGCATCCACCCCGGGCGGATCGACACGATCATCGACTATGAGGCGGCCGCGAAGTACAACGTCAAGACCGAGGGCAACATGGCCGGCGCGTCGGCCGAGGTGCTGCGCGAGCTGAGCCTGCTGGTGGGAAAGGGACTTCTCGACGTGCCGATCGCCCGCGTCTACCCGTTGGACGAGGTGCGCGAGGCTTATCGCGAGCTGGAGCAGCGGCACACGCGCGGCAAGATCGTCCTGCGGCCCTAG
- a CDS encoding TetR/AcrR family transcriptional regulator, translated as MTVPPPPWRSAPRRRATKPALSRELVVKTALEILAKEGLDAVTMRRVAQELETGPASLYAHVANKDELAELMLDAVLAEAPIPDPDPARWDEQVKDLVRGQIRVMVAHPGIARVAWDIAVPVTPSSLRQGEAMLALLRAGGLTLRQATFAGDALALYAKAYAYEASGWTWGDIDEAETAKRGEQMVAYMRSLPADAFPNMLHIGEFFSAETATERLEFALDVYLAGLKVVAAKN; from the coding sequence GTGACCGTTCCCCCACCGCCGTGGCGCAGCGCCCCCCGCCGCCGGGCCACGAAACCCGCGCTCTCGCGGGAGCTCGTCGTGAAGACGGCGCTGGAGATCCTGGCGAAGGAGGGCCTCGACGCGGTCACCATGCGACGGGTCGCCCAGGAGCTGGAGACGGGACCCGCGTCGCTCTACGCGCACGTCGCCAACAAGGACGAGCTGGCGGAGCTGATGCTCGACGCCGTGCTCGCCGAAGCGCCGATCCCGGACCCGGACCCGGCGCGCTGGGACGAGCAGGTGAAAGACCTGGTCCGCGGCCAGATCCGGGTGATGGTCGCGCACCCCGGCATCGCGCGGGTGGCGTGGGACATCGCCGTGCCGGTCACGCCCAGCTCGCTGCGGCAGGGCGAGGCGATGCTCGCCCTGCTGCGCGCGGGCGGCCTGACGCTCAGGCAGGCGACGTTCGCCGGCGACGCCCTGGCGCTCTACGCCAAGGCGTACGCGTACGAAGCGAGCGGCTGGACCTGGGGCGACATCGACGAAGCCGAGACCGCGAAACGCGGCGAGCAGATGGTGGCGTACATGCGCTCACTGCCCGCCGACGCGTTCCCGAACATGCTGCACATCGGCGAGTTCTTCTCCGCCGAGACCGCGACCGAACGCCTCGAGTTCGCCCTCGACGTCTACCTCGCCGGCCTGAAGGTCGTGGCGGCGAAGAACTAG
- a CDS encoding SgcJ/EcaC family oxidoreductase: MATTTAETDVRAVLGRLTDAWNSADAAAYGRLFTEDADYVTFFGMNFPGREAIESSHRALFEGPLKGSKLTGRLGASAKVRFVRPDVAVVVAGGGSSVTGADATDAGRESTVSFVLVEEDGEWLITAFQNTRVSDPRG, from the coding sequence ATGGCCACCACCACCGCCGAAACCGACGTCCGCGCCGTGCTCGGCCGGCTCACCGACGCGTGGAACTCCGCCGATGCCGCCGCCTACGGCCGGCTCTTCACCGAAGACGCGGACTACGTGACGTTCTTCGGGATGAACTTCCCGGGCCGGGAGGCGATCGAAAGCTCGCACCGCGCCCTCTTCGAAGGCCCGCTGAAGGGGTCGAAGCTGACCGGCCGGCTCGGCGCGTCGGCGAAGGTGCGGTTCGTCCGGCCGGACGTCGCCGTGGTCGTCGCCGGGGGCGGCTCTTCGGTCACCGGCGCGGACGCCACCGACGCGGGCCGTGAGTCGACCGTGAGCTTCGTGCTCGTCGAGGAGGACGGCGAGTGGCTGATCACGGCGTTCCAGAACACGCGTGTCTCGGATCCCCGCGGGTGA